In the genome of Nycticebus coucang isolate mNycCou1 chromosome X, mNycCou1.pri, whole genome shotgun sequence, the window AAAATTCAGTGCTTGACTCAGAATGAGATCCTTTTGCTATAAGAAACATTACTGGGACAACTGACAAAACATAAATGGAGTCTGAGCATTAGATGGTAGTAATGTATGAATGCTAGTTTCCTGATTTTGGAAGCTGTGTTGTGGTTATGTAGAAGAATACCCTTGTTTTTAGGAAATATACAATAAAGACTTTAAAAGAAATGGGTCAACAACTTATTCTTAAatgtttcagaggaaaattctttATACTGCACTGCCACTTTTCTGTAATCTTGTGATTGTttccaaatggaaagaaaaaggataaatggAAGGTAAGAAACAGATCTAGGAGAAACTTTGGAGTTAAACTTACATGTAAAAAGAAGTGAGAGAAGAGTGGAATCCAGAATACAGGTGAAGGGACTGACCTTTAACAGGACACTTCCTGACTGGGAGTGGGCAAAATGgccaactagaggcagctttcattCAAAACTCCCCTCTAGAACGAGAAAAATTAGACTGAAGCAAACTCAGAGTAGTTGAATCCGGCGGTAGATCACAAGGTGAACAAATTAAGGCACTCAGCATTCCCACTGAGACAGACTGTGAAGATGAACATgagacagaggaaggaaaagaacaaaggataGATAGGGAACAGACCATACTGGAGAAGCCTGGAGAATAGAGAGGTAAGGTGGACCCCTCCTCCAACTGGTAGACTCTGTGAGCAGTGAAACACAAGATCTCTCACCCCATGGGGGAGTCCCACAAAGGACAAAAAGTCTCATCCTTCCTGGGAGAATAGAGAGCAATTTTTGCTCCAGCTGCCTTGTGACCACAGCAAATCCCCCATCTTTCTTGGGTTGCTGGACAAACTAACCCCTTGCAGAGGCCTTCTCTCCCCATGGATGGAGATTTGGAATGCAGGTCTGGTCCAGACAGGCTGGAGGGGCTGCCCCACCTCCTTGTACCAGAAGAGTGAAAGTGCTCTGGATCCTACCCAGCCCTCAGCACAACTGAAAGAGCAAGGGTTACAGAGGTCACTGCCTCTGTCACTGGCAATCATGGTGGGATGAAAAGGAGACAGGCCCTGCCCCTGCCAATGTATTTGTTGGGAACCTCTGCATTATGTGATCCAGGGAATTGAGTGCACTACACCCCCTGCTGTGGAGGCAATAGTGGCTTGGCTGCACTGACTCTGGCATGGCGGGGTCTCTTCTGAGTCTTCCTTCTGCTATGGGGGAGCTCTCTTGACCTGCTGGAGTGGCTCTGTCTGGCGTCTGTGCCTAGTTGGCCCTTCCTGGAGGTTCGACCCTTAATTGCCCTCCTGCCTTCTTGGAGATGAACAGGCCTACCCTTGGGTGACCCCACTCTGGAAAGATCAGAGAGGCTGGTGGCAGGCCCGAGGGCTCCATTCCTTAATCTCAGGCAAAGTTCCTGGACTACTGAATCTGTTTTAGCTGGGACTTTTGGTGATAAACACTAACTTTGGAATCTGTTTGTGGGTGGGACTGAAACTGTGGCTGGGATAGTTCGATAAGCCACATACTCCCTACCCCAACATCAAGCAAAAGTTGCTTCAAATCTGCTCCTGCTGAGACTTCAGGGTAAACCTCAGCTTTCTGAATCTGAGTACGGTTGCAGCAAGTACTTCGGCTGGAATAGTAAGGTAGGCTAACTGTGAGTCACCAATAGCTTCGAAGTGTCTTCTAGAGGTCCTGCCTCCAGTCCCACCACACTCGGTTTTGAGAAGGCAAGGCCCATCCCTAGGGGCTCCTCTTGCACTGCAGCCCTGAAAGTGAGCTTTTGTGAGGCTGTATGCAAGAAAGGCCACATGTATAAGTGACCACACATCTGAACAGACAGTGCTGAAGAGGAGTGACAAGCATCTGGAACTGATTTCAGCCTGCcagttttaatttccaaataggTCTACTGGCTGCTGCCTAAGGGACTCTAACTAGATTATCTCTCAGTAAAAAGGTAGTGACAATTTAAcattctaacttaaaaaaaaaataatatataaataaactgaaaatacacaTGGAGAAGAATAAGTAGaagaactctgacaacatgaaaaatcagaacagatcaactccccaaagaaaTTACAAGGGTGATACAGAGGAAAATATCATTCAtagagaaattgttgaaatggcagaaatagaattcagaatatggatggcagcaataaaatgaatggaattgagaagaagatggaaaaagaaatctagAAAGAAGTCTCCaaactgtctcaagaaattagtaaaattaCAGACAACGTCACCAAGGGTCTAGATATAactagaaaggatatagcagagcttaaggaattgaaagaagcattcaaggagtttcaaaacacagtagagagTTTCAACAACAGACTAGAACATGaagaaagtatctcagaaattcaagacaagacttttgaacttaCCCATTCattaaaagaggtagaaaagagaacaaaagcaAAGGTTTCTCTGAAAGAGTAATAGGACCACTCCAGAAGATCAAACATTAAAATCATAGGGATTCTTGAAAGAGAAGAGTGTCCTAATAGCATGAAAGCTCTACTTCAAGACACCCTGGTGAAGTATTGCAAAAGACCCACAAACCAAGAcactagatagtttcagaaccctagcacaatTCAgttcaaacaaagcatctcctagacaatTGTTattaacttggccaaagtcaaaatgaaagagaaaatactgcAAACAGCCAGGCGTAAGGAACTTCTTACAGGTGAAAAATATCAGAGTGACCatagacttttcagctgaaatttttcaagctagaagagagtggTTATCtgtctttaacattttaaacaaaatgcctttgtatatgccaataacagccaagatgagaagctaatcaaggacacaatccccttcacagtagtttcaaagaaaatgaaatacttaagactataactaacaaaagaggtgaaggaccactataaagaaaattatgtaaccctacaaaatgaaatagcagaagatattaacaaatggaagaacatatcatgctcatggctgggaagaatcaacattgttaaaatgtctatacttcccaaagcaatctacagtttcaactttcaagacttggaaaaaataattctgtgctttgtatggagccagaaaaaactccatacagctaaggcagttcttagcaataaaaccAAATCCAGggacatcagcctaccagactttaggctgcacaaggccatagtgatcaaaacagcacggtattggcacaaaaatagagacacagacatctggaacttaatagaaaaacaggagctgaaactaatatcttacagtcatctaatctttgacaaaccaaacaaaaacacacactgggGGAATGAATTcctatgcaataaatggtgctgggagaactggatatccacatgtaaaagactgaaactagacccacacctttctccactcacacaAATTGATTCAAGTTGATAAAAGccctaaatttaaggcacaaaatgataaaaaatcctcaaggaaagcatgggaaaagcacttgaagatattgacctggggaaagactttatgaagacaaCTTCCATGGCAACTGCTACAAcaacaaatgtaaacaaatgggcctttattacactgaaaagcttctgtacagctaaggagataaccaaagctaatagacaacctacacaatgggaaaagatatttgcatactttgaatcagacaaaagcttgataactaggaactaccaagaactcaaattaattaacatgaaaataaccaacaatcccttatatcaatgggcaagacagatgaatagaaacttctctaaagaagacagacgaatgtctaacaaacatatgaaaaaatactcatcatccctaattattagagaaatgcaaattaaaaccaaccAGAAATATCATCTGACACTAGCAAGaatggccacatcacaaaatctcaaagttgcagatgctggcgtggatgtggagagaagggaacacttttacgctgctggtgggactgcaaactagtacaccctttctggaaggaagtatggagaaacctcatagaactcaagctagacctcccatttgatcctgcaatcccattactgggcatctacccagaaggaaaaaaacaaaatccttttaccataaggacaccttcactagactgtttattgcggctccatttacaatcgccaaaatgtggaaacagcctaaatgtccactgacccaggaatggattaacaagctgtggtatatgtataccatggaatactattcagctattaaaagagatggaggctttacatcttttgtattaacctggagagaagtggaacactttattcttagtaaagcaccacaaggatggagaaacaagaatcctatctactcaattctaatatgaggacaagtaatgacatagcacatggtgggggtgggggaaggggagagtagaatgagggaaggagggaggggcctgGGGAGTCACCATGTTTGACATACCTTTttggggcaggacataattataagagggactttacgtacaaatgcaatcaatgtaacctggttcaaaaaattagaaaaaaaaaaaagaataggttacTCACCCTATAAAATACTATATCACAGGATTcctcccattttaagaaatttaccagggaccctgagagaactggaagaaacaaaacttactAATGAACTAATgtcactggggaaaataatgaaaaaaggatTTCAGAATGGGTGAATGACAGATATCTTGTTAGTTTATCACCCCTAGTCCATCCCCACTCTCCAGGTAACCTGATGTAGATTCATAATTGGAGTCTGAACCCACTGAAACCCTGGTGAAAAGGCCCCTACTTGGTGATCCTGTCCATACCAACATCAGTGAAGGTGAATGGCATTCCTGCCTGAATACATCACTCGTGTGGAACGAGCCAGCAATGGGGACACCCAGAGTATCCCCAACATCTTACCCTGAAAAAACAGACTATAGCCCTGTTTCAGTCACATATCAGGAGCTGACTGGTCTACACATGGCAGAAACTTGAGGATGAACAGCAGTGGCGTGGGACTGATTATTGAtactttgctttggactttttcaccttcCTTGTGATGGTGACAGCCATGACATGATGAAGGTTGTGAAAAATATATCCAAAAGGTAACACAAACTAGACAAACTCTCAAAATTGTGTTATtggtttacttttattatgaatatCCAGGAAATCCAGAAGgtacttgcatatataataaTACCCAATATCAGATATGTGTGCCCCCCAGTGGGTCagctgtttgctacaatccttctgaacccccagagcaaactgaatttgctatgtggtatactgatatccctagAAAGACAGTAACTCGAGctataacagaaggaatacctaaacaaataaaaaaattattaataataattttgcaatatatacagacatgtgtctttttatattctcaataagttttccatgtagaaatactatatatttctgaagaattattgctatgtatttcatatttcatgTTGTCAtattaattctctaattgttaatggtatacaatggatatttgtatattgaacttaaaaaaataatagaataatggcaaatattaaaaaaacccACTCTCTTTGTAAGGACATCTTTGGCCTTCAGGGGGCTGCAGGGTCACATGCTGATTTTGAGAagctttattttgcttatggTTATCTGTgctgtcagatatcacaaaaaaagtatgcatggaccttgtatgtatacatttattcatttattttgctcatcagctttcattagtgtttgtgtatttaatgtgtggcccaataCAACTCTTACCCTTCCAATATtcagcagagaagaaaataaaaaaaggttggacatccctgaaaCCATTAGAAACTTATAGGAAAAAATTTATGACCTCGCAAAGTTTATGTAACAAATCTCACCTAAATTTAGGTCTTAGTTCGGTGCATTGAGACAGAAGTGTAATGCCTAGTTTCATGTCTTTGGAAATGCAAACATAGAGTTGACTAACCACAATTGTTTAGAGCAATGAAACAAGTAATCAAGAGATTATTAAATCTAAACTGGGggagaaaagatattttaaaaactgacaaaaaaaatcacaccaaTCTGTGTACATAAAAAAAAGTTGGATAACAGTTTGGAGGATCATGTAGAgaagttaagtatattcctacaTAGTTTCACAATGTAAAATGTCACAATCCTTTGGAGAGTAGACTTAGAGGAAATGAACTCAAGTAATTTAACATACAGTTGTCATATTCTACTCAGCAATCCCAAttctagtatatatatatatatatatgcatttataaatgtatatatatgtacacatgcacaaaagaaatgaaaagataagtcCATACAAAAcatagatttttgtttctagaaGTGGACTTCAtcataaaaagataattaaaataccCATTTACTGGTATGTAAAGAAAACACGTCATATCCAAACAATAGATTAAATTTGAAGGTAATATGCAGTGAATTCATCCAAACACAAAAgtccacatattatatgattccatttatatgaaaaaatgaagagaaagtaaATCTCCAGGGACAAAAAATATATTAGCAAGGCTTAGATAGGGTTCAGGTGGATGATCTAATTAGGAGTGGTAGCTAAGGAACACTGGGATTCTTTATGAggtgtattcatttattttgatttttgtaatctttatttatttgtgaaatattGGCAAATATCTGTAACtatactgaaatttatttttgtaatattggCAAATATCTGTAACTATATTAAAATCAGGGAAATGGACACTAAGTGTGTTCATGTATGGTATGTAAAATTTATCTTAATAAAAccattacaaacaaacaaaaacaaaaaaaacccaaacaaatgtAAGggacaataaaagaaagaatatcttgAGTTGATTATATCCTTACTCCAAGCTGAGCCTATGTCTGATGTTTAGTTTCTACCCTTAGCAAAGGGAAGGGTATTTTTAGCATTCTGCAGAACAAAGCTCACTAGAGCAGAGAGGGTAGAGAGTGTCTTTGGGACAGGCACAGTTTGGCAgcttcattttgttctaaaagcCGGCCACTGCTCTGGGTTCCCAGGCTCACTAAAGCTATTCATACATATGGTTTTCCTTCCCTGGCTATATGCCTCACCAGATAGGCAGCAATGGTGGCTCATAGACCCAGGCTGTCTGACACTCACTCAGGACAATTGTTGCCTTGGCTAAATTGTGACATAAAGGACAATCATCCCTGAAGTTGCCTCAGCAGGACCTAGACtgctagaaataagaaaaaattagtgGGTTGATGATGGGGTGTTCTGGTGCATTGGAGACAACCTGCTAGCTCCACCTGCGTGACAGCCTAAGAATTCTGGAATCCTGTGGCGTTAAAACTTCCACAGGTGCCTGCATCACAAAGTGGCCTAAGTGTTCTTTCCTTTAGTTGGTGAGGTTCAGGAAAGGACAAAGCAGACATGTTTAATCCATATGTCTTAGATGTGCCAGCTGTGATTTTTGACAATGGTTCAGGGCTCTGCAAAGTAGGCTTTTCCGGAGATAGTGGACCTCGTCATATCATCTACTCTGTCGTGGGGCATCCTAAAGGTAACATTCCTTCAGAAAGAGCCAATGAAATGAAGCACTTTGTGGAAGAAGCCCAGGGCAAATATGAGACATTATCTTTGCACTACCCCATTGAACGTGGACTGGTAACAGGATGGGATGACATGGAGAAACTCTGGCAACACCTTTTTGAGTGCCGCCTGGGAGTAAAACCCTGTGACCAACCGGTACTCATGACGGAGCCCTCCTTGAACCCAAGAGAGACTCGAGAAATGCTTGCCGAAATGATGTTTGAGAACTTTAATGTGCCTGCTTTCTACCTGTCCAACCATGCTGTGGTAGCTCTCTATTCCTCTGCCTACATCACAGGCCTGGTGGTAGACAGTGGACATGGAGTCACCAGCACTGTCCCCATCTTTGAGGGTTATGCCCTGCCTCATGCAGTCACCAAGCTCTATGTGGCAGGGAGGGACATCACGGAGCATCTCACCCAGCAACTGTTGGCTAGGGGGTATACCTTTCCTTGCATGCTTAACAAGGACTTGGTGAATGACATTAAAGAGAAGCTGTGCTACATTGCCTTGGAGCCAGAGAAAGAGCTGTGCAAGAAGCCTGAGGAAGTCTTTCGAGAATACAGCCTTCCTGATGGGAATGTCATCCACATTGGGCATGAGTTATACCAGGTGCCAGAGGTTCTCTTTGCACCTGACCAGCTAGGCATCCACAGTCCAGGACTCTCAAAAATGGTCTGCAACAGCATCATGAAATGTGCCACTGACATCCAGAAAAAACTTTTTGGAGAGATTGTAATGTCTGGGggctcctctctctttcctggaCTGGAGGAAAGGCTCATGAAAGAACTGGATCAACTGGCTTCCATAGGGACCCCCATCAAGATCACGGCTTCTTCTGATAGATGTTTCTCTGCATGGATTGGTGCATCCATAATGACCTCCGTGAGTACTTTCAAGCAGATGTGGGTCACTTCTGAAGATTTCAAGGAGTTTGGGGCATCTGTGGTTCAGAGAAGATGCTTTTAAAGATTTCTAAGCACAGGGGATGACTCAAAGTGTCAGACTGCAGGAGTACCATCGGAAAGTTACAGGGTTTCTTGGCCTTCAGCATGATGTTCAATAAAAGGCTTTTGACATTGAAGGTTTCAGTTTATTCTTGGTAATACTAGAATTTCTGATTAGTGTTATCAATATTTAAGTGATTATAGCCTCTCTTCTTGTTCTAAGGGCCCGTTAAGTTGTTTTCTCCTTAATCAAGCTTGATTTGGGGAGGTTTCTCAGAATCAATgtgttaagtggttctgtctccCGGTGCCCAGGAGACAGAATCACCAATACAAGTCAAATAAGGGGAAAGAAATGAAGTAGAAACAGGAAGACTAGGCCATTCCTACAGCTCAACAACACTTTCACTGAGTTGGCCTAGAGTCAGAACAATCAGGTTCTTGCTCCACTATTATGTGATcaaaaagctaaataaaatgGAGAGAAGAGTTGAGCACAAAGATTACCATTTTTTAAGGTTCTTCTAAGCTCAGGGCCCTTGCTCATTTGGAGCAGTAAGAAACAATACCTCTAATTGAAAGgattatattataaatgtcagCCTGAATGACATAAAACCATTTATCAaaacaattaatattttaaacatctttccaaCTCTGTGTTTACTTCTGTCACACTGCTAGCCTAAATATACCCATGAAAGTTGTCAAACACTGTACATCACTATAAATTAGgccttttactttttatatttgagTACATTGGTTTAGCAGCAATTAATTGGGAATTCCAACCAGTACTCATGATgtatgaataattttatattatataatttttattatgtagtTTGATATTATTAATTTATAGTCAAGAGTTTTAAATGTGGGTCAGAACAAGATGGCAGACGAGAAAGAACATTTGGCCAAATGCTCCTAGTGCAACTGAGAAACAGAAGAAAGCCAAGTTATGCCTGGTGAGTCCTTGCCTTAAGCTGTGGCTTTGGTGTGCAGCAAGGTGGCAAGGGGCTAGATACAGTACATGATCCAGTGCAGTAGAGTTCTGACAACAGACCAGATGAGTGGGAGTGACCAGCCTCTCTGTggaggtctgggatgggaggaagtcCTTTGAGAGAAAAACCTGGAAGAGGGGGCACATATAAACAGTATACAGCAGCCAGTTGTGAAGGCTGATTTGAGCAGATTTTGCACCAGTTTGGTGGAAGCAGAGAAGGTTGTACTTGGAAGGTCTTGGCAGCCAGGGGATGGCCATTGTGGGAAGTTTGAGAGAAGGTCCTAAGGGCAGGCCTCGTATAGGGACACAACTTTCTTTGTTCTGCCTACTGGGATTGGACCTCCACTCAGGGACTCTTGTACTCCATGGGAACTGTTGTCTAGGGGCAaggtgagacctgcctctgaaggtCTGAAGAGCTTTGAGATCCTAACCCAGCAGGGCCtgatgctgaggaaataatcaggggATCAATGCAGATAATTAAGTTGGGAAAGAGGTCTATACCTGGGAACTAGAGTCCAGGAATAATCCACGTGtctgtggaaaacaatatttttgaCAAGAATACTAGCCATTCAATGAGGGAGAGAATGACTTCAATAAATGGTTAGACactggaaatgaaaaaataggATAGCCATattcaaaagaatgaagttggaaacttataaaaataaaaacatgaattacATAGATAAAAGTaccaaactcttagaagaaaacataggagtacatatttaaaattttggattttATAATGAATTCTTAGATATGGCAAACAAATATGAACAACACCTTCTAACATAAATAAACTACATCAAAACATAAGACTTTTGTAATTTAAAGGACACTacaatgaaagtgaaaatacaatTCAAACATAGAATGTTCTTGCATATCATGTATCTAATTAAGGCTATAATCCTGAATATGTAATAAGAAAACTTACAATTGAATAATGAAAAAGGCAACCcaattaaataataattgaagTGGTCAAAGGCTCTGTAGagctatttttccaaagaagatattcaaacagccaataagcacataaacaaattttatcCATTTGCTATAAATGAAAACCACAGAGAGATACTAAAGAATACTTTATACACAACAGGATGCCTAGTATCAAAAAGTTGAATAACACTCCACAGTAAATACTTTGAactgttctacacattgacccTCACAATGGACTGCTAGTAAAGTAAGTGCTCataaactaaaggacaaaacttagcttccacaatgatgcaaaagataaaactaagcaagggactttcacaaaataagatgcatAGAACACCACTACACTTATGAAttctctcaatgaatgttaatggcttgaattccccactgaagaggcatagactggctggttagattaaaaaacacaagccatccctttgctgtcttcaggaaacacacccaggatcaaaggagaaattaaaactcagagttaagggttccctttgctgtcttcaggaaacacacccagcctcaaaggacaaattaaaactcagagttaatggaagacaattatccaggcaaatggaattcagaagaaaagaggggatgtgattttattttcagatacaagtgaatttaaagcaactacagtaaaaaaaaaaaagacaaagatggacacttcataattggtcaagggaaaaatacaagatgacatctcaattctaaatatttatacatgcaacttaaatgctccagatttctgaaacagaccttacttagtctgagcaatatgatatcccataacaccataatagcaggagactttaacacttctcttacaaaACTGAACAGATCCTGTAAAGAGAACGATACAAGGGACTTAattgtgaccctagaacaactgtgcttgacagacataCATAGaccactccatcccaaagataaagaatacacatttttctcatcggctcatggaacattctcccaaATTAATCAGATCCTAGTACAAAAAACAAATCCCAacataatcaaaagaattgaaattttaccttgtatcttctcagaccacaaggcattaaaggtggaactcaaatccaataaaaatgttcaaccccacacaaaggcatagaaattaaacaaccttatgctgaagacaGTATAggaagagatgaaagaggaaatctctaacttccctgagcataataacaatgaagacacaagctaccaaagccTGTGTGATACAGAAAAagtagtcctgagaggaaaatttatcgctttagatgctgacatctgaaaaacagaaagaaagcacatcaacaaactcacaagccatcttatggaattggaaaatgaagaacaatctaagcctaaatccagcaaaagaaaagaaatatccaaaattaaatcagagattaatgaaattgaaaacaaaagaatcattcagaaaattaatgaaacaaggagttagttttctgaaaaaataaaatagataaagctttggccatactaactagaaatagaaaaataaaatctctagtgacctcaatcagaaatgataaaggggaaataacaacagatgccacagtgatataagagattatctctgtatactacaagaaactctatgcccagaaatttgacaatgtgaaggaaatggatcaatatttagaatcacaccctcttcttagacttagccaggaataaatagatctcctgaacagaccaattttaagcactcagatcaaagaaacaataacaaacctcccaagaaaaaaatgccctggtcttaatggcttcacaccagaattctatcaaaccttcaaagaagagcatattcccatactgcagaaattattccaaatatttGAGGAGGAacaaatcttccccaacatgttctacaaagcaaacatcactctgataccaaaactaggaaaagatccaactaaaaaggagaacttcagaccaatttgaCCAATGaaaatagaggcaaaaattctcaacaaaatcctttccaatagattacagcttatcatcaaaaaagtcatacatcacaatcaagtaggtttcatcccagggatgcaaggctggtttaacacactcaagtatataaatataatctaCCATATcaacagatgcaaaaacaaagaccatatgatcctttcaatagacacagagaaagcattcgataaaatccagtatccctttcaaattagaacactgaagagtataggcat includes:
- the LOC128577965 gene encoding actin-related protein T1-like, whose product is MFNPYVLDVPAVIFDNGSGLCKVGFSGDSGPRHIIYSVVGHPKGNIPSERANEMKHFVEEAQGKYETLSLHYPIERGLVTGWDDMEKLWQHLFECRLGVKPCDQPVLMTEPSLNPRETREMLAEMMFENFNVPAFYLSNHAVVALYSSAYITGLVVDSGHGVTSTVPIFEGYALPHAVTKLYVAGRDITEHLTQQLLARGYTFPCMLNKDLVNDIKEKLCYIALEPEKELCKKPEEVFREYSLPDGNVIHIGHELYQVPEVLFAPDQLGIHSPGLSKMVCNSIMKCATDIQKKLFGEIVMSGGSSLFPGLEERLMKELDQLASIGTPIKITASSDRCFSAWIGASIMTSVSTFKQMWVTSEDFKEFGASVVQRRCF